Proteins co-encoded in one Enterobacter sp. R4-368 genomic window:
- the kdpD gene encoding two-component system sensor histidine kinase KdpD, which yields MTDEPLRPNPDRLLEHAATAHRGKLKVFFGACAGVGKTFAMLQEAQRLRAQGLDILIGVVETHGRKETAALLEGLATQPARRIHHRGRLIQEFDLDAALARRPALILMDELAHSNAPGSRHPKRWQDVEELLEAGIDVFTTVNVQHLESLNDVVSGVTGIQVRETVPDPFFDSADEVVLVDLPPDDLRQRLHEGKVYIGGQAERAIEHFFRKGNLIALRELALRRTADRVDDQMRAWRDRQGEEKVWHTRDAILLCVGHGAGNEKLIRTAARLAAKLGSAWHAVYVETPTLHKLPEPQRRAILSSLRLAQELGAETATLSDPAEDRAILRYAREHNLGKILIGRRNKRHWWSRESFADRLARRAPDLDLVIIALEDAPTPLPARAGDIRPFMDRFRVQLKGCLVALALCAAITLIAMQWLTAFDAANLVMIYLLGVVLVALFFGRWPSAFATVINVVSFDLFFIAPRGTLAVSDVQYLLTFGVMLTVGLVIGNLTAGVRYQARVARYREQRTRHLYEMSKALAVGRSNQDIAATSETFIHSTFNARSKLLLPDSHGQLAAVTQTHGMTPWDDAIARWSFDKGQPAGAGTDTLPGVPYQILPLKSDQKTHGLLIVEPANLRQLMIPEQQRLLETFTLLVASALERQALATSEEQARLASERESIRNSLLAALSHDLRTPLTVLFGQAEILTLDLASEGSAHAPQANEIRQHVLNTTRLVNNLLDMARIQSGGFNLKKEWLTLEEVIGSALRTLEPGLGGQHIALDLPDPLMLVHVDGPLFERVLINLLENAVKYAGHRAEIGITAHSTPDQLTLDVWDNGPGIPAGQEAAIFDKFARGTKESAIPGVGLGLAICQAIVEVHGGTIAARNRPQGGALFCVTLPRETPPQLDELPEDL from the coding sequence ATGACTGATGAGCCTTTGCGCCCCAATCCCGACCGCCTGCTGGAGCATGCCGCCACCGCGCACCGGGGCAAGCTAAAAGTCTTTTTTGGCGCCTGCGCCGGGGTGGGGAAAACCTTTGCGATGCTGCAGGAAGCACAGCGGCTGCGGGCGCAAGGGCTGGATATTCTGATTGGCGTCGTGGAAACCCATGGTCGAAAAGAGACCGCCGCGCTGCTGGAGGGGCTGGCAACGCAGCCCGCCCGGCGTATTCACCATCGCGGACGCTTAATTCAGGAGTTTGATCTGGACGCCGCCCTTGCGCGGCGTCCGGCGCTTATTTTGATGGACGAGCTGGCGCACAGTAACGCGCCCGGCTCGCGCCACCCGAAACGCTGGCAGGATGTCGAAGAGCTGCTGGAAGCGGGAATTGATGTTTTTACCACCGTCAACGTTCAGCACCTCGAAAGCCTGAATGACGTGGTCAGCGGCGTGACCGGGATTCAGGTGCGCGAAACGGTGCCGGACCCCTTCTTTGACAGCGCCGATGAAGTGGTGCTGGTGGATTTACCGCCGGATGACCTGCGCCAGCGTCTGCACGAAGGCAAAGTCTATATTGGCGGTCAGGCGGAACGCGCGATTGAGCACTTCTTCCGTAAAGGCAACCTGATTGCCCTGCGCGAACTGGCGCTGCGCCGCACAGCCGATCGGGTGGATGACCAAATGCGCGCCTGGCGCGACCGCCAGGGCGAAGAAAAAGTCTGGCACACGCGTGATGCGATTTTGCTTTGCGTCGGCCACGGCGCAGGCAATGAGAAGCTGATCCGCACTGCCGCACGCCTGGCGGCCAAGCTCGGCAGCGCCTGGCATGCGGTGTATGTCGAAACCCCAACGTTGCATAAACTGCCGGAGCCGCAGCGGCGGGCGATTTTAAGTTCGCTGCGTCTGGCGCAGGAGCTGGGCGCAGAAACCGCCACCCTTTCCGATCCGGCGGAAGACCGCGCCATTTTGCGTTACGCGCGCGAACATAATCTCGGCAAAATTCTGATTGGCAGACGCAACAAACGCCACTGGTGGAGCCGGGAATCCTTTGCCGACAGGCTCGCCAGGCGCGCGCCGGATCTCGATCTGGTGATTATCGCGCTGGAAGATGCGCCGACTCCCCTGCCCGCCCGCGCTGGGGATATTCGCCCGTTTATGGATCGCTTTCGCGTGCAGCTTAAAGGCTGTCTCGTCGCGCTTGCGCTTTGCGCCGCCATTACCCTGATAGCTATGCAGTGGCTGACGGCATTTGATGCCGCCAACCTGGTGATGATCTATCTGCTTGGCGTGGTGCTGGTGGCGCTGTTTTTTGGCCGCTGGCCCTCCGCTTTCGCCACGGTAATTAACGTTGTCAGCTTCGATCTCTTTTTCATTGCCCCGCGCGGCACGCTGGCGGTGTCCGATGTGCAGTACCTGCTGACCTTTGGCGTAATGCTGACGGTAGGCCTGGTGATAGGCAACCTGACGGCCGGTGTTCGTTACCAGGCGCGCGTGGCGCGCTACCGGGAGCAGCGCACCCGTCATCTGTATGAGATGTCAAAAGCGCTGGCGGTTGGACGTAGCAATCAGGATATCGCCGCGACCAGCGAAACCTTTATCCACTCCACGTTTAATGCGCGCAGCAAACTGCTGTTGCCGGACAGCCACGGCCAGCTGGCGGCTGTGACGCAGACGCACGGCATGACGCCGTGGGATGACGCCATCGCCCGCTGGAGCTTTGATAAAGGCCAGCCTGCCGGCGCGGGCACCGATACGCTGCCCGGCGTGCCGTATCAAATTTTGCCGTTAAAAAGCGATCAAAAAACCCATGGCTTGTTGATTGTTGAACCGGCGAATCTGCGCCAGTTAATGATCCCGGAACAGCAGCGCCTGCTGGAAACCTTCACCCTGCTGGTCGCCAGCGCGCTGGAGCGCCAGGCATTAGCCACCAGCGAAGAGCAGGCGCGGCTTGCCAGCGAGCGCGAAAGTATTCGCAACTCGCTGCTGGCGGCGCTGTCTCACGATCTGCGCACGCCGCTGACCGTGCTGTTTGGTCAGGCGGAGATCCTCACACTGGATCTGGCGAGCGAAGGTTCAGCACATGCGCCGCAAGCTAACGAAATCCGCCAGCATGTGCTGAACACCACGCGGCTGGTGAACAATTTGCTGGATATGGCGCGCATCCAGTCCGGCGGCTTTAACCTGAAAAAAGAGTGGCTGACCCTCGAAGAGGTGATTGGCAGTGCGTTGCGAACGCTGGAGCCAGGGCTTGGCGGCCAGCATATTGCGCTCGACCTGCCCGATCCGCTGATGCTGGTGCATGTTGACGGCCCGTTGTTTGAGCGCGTGTTGATTAATCTGCTGGAAAATGCGGTGAAATATGCCGGGCATCGCGCCGAAATCGGCATTACCGCACACAGCACGCCGGACCAGTTAACGCTGGATGTGTGGGATAACGGGCCGGGGATCCCAGCAGGTCAGGAAGCGGCGATTTTCGATAAATTTGCCCGCGGAACCAAAGAGTCTGCCATTCCCGGCGTTGGGCTGGGGCTGGCGATTTGCCAGGCGATTGTCGAGGTGCATGGCGGCACCATCGCTGCCCGCAACCGTCCGCAAGGCGGCGCGCTGTTTTGTGTTACACTTCCACGGGAAACACCGCCGCAACTGGATGAATTACCTGAGGATCTGTGA
- the kdpE gene encoding two-component system response regulator KdpE, giving the protein MINVLIVEDEQAIRRFLRTALEAEGLRVHEAETLQRGLIEAATRKPDLVILDLGLPDGDGLDFIRDLRQWSNMPVIVLSARTEESDKIAALDAGADDYLSKPFGIGELQARLRVALRRHAAATPDEPVVTFSDIRVDLANRRIQRGEEELHLTPIEFRLLAVLLNNHGKVLTQRQLLSQVWGPNAVEHSHYLRIYMGHLRQKLEVDPARPRHLLTETGIGYRFML; this is encoded by the coding sequence GTGATCAACGTTCTGATTGTTGAAGATGAACAAGCTATCCGCCGTTTTCTGCGCACCGCGCTGGAAGCCGAGGGGCTGCGCGTCCATGAAGCAGAAACACTGCAGCGCGGGTTAATTGAAGCTGCCACCCGCAAGCCGGATCTGGTGATCCTTGATTTAGGGTTGCCGGACGGTGACGGGCTCGACTTTATTCGTGATCTGCGCCAGTGGAGCAACATGCCGGTGATTGTGCTCTCTGCGCGTACTGAAGAGAGCGACAAGATCGCCGCGCTGGATGCGGGTGCCGATGATTATCTCAGCAAGCCGTTTGGCATTGGCGAATTGCAGGCGCGCCTGCGCGTCGCGCTGCGCCGCCATGCAGCAGCCACACCTGATGAGCCGGTGGTCACTTTTTCAGATATCCGCGTCGATCTGGCTAACCGCCGCATTCAGCGCGGAGAGGAAGAACTTCATCTCACGCCGATTGAGTTTCGCCTGCTGGCGGTGCTGCTCAATAACCACGGGAAAGTCCTGACGCAGCGCCAGCTGCTTAGCCAGGTCTGGGGTCCTAACGCCGTGGAACACAGCCATTACCTGCGTATTTATATGGGGCATTTGCGGCAAAAGCTGGAGGTTGATCCGGCGCGCCCTCGCCATTTACTGACGGAAACAGGTATCGGCTACCGGTTTATGCTCTGA
- a CDS encoding EamA family transporter, which translates to MSTWLIYALLSALTAALVAIFGKIGLQHLDANTATAIRAVVMAIFLVGVVVVQGKLSLISTVFADKKALLFVVLSGVAGALSWLFYFMAIKTGNVSRVAPIDKLSVVFAVILAVVLFGEKVSLISGAGVALITAGALMVALG; encoded by the coding sequence ATGAGTACCTGGTTAATTTATGCCTTGCTGTCGGCGCTGACCGCTGCGCTGGTCGCCATTTTCGGCAAAATCGGTTTACAACATCTTGATGCCAATACCGCCACCGCCATCCGTGCGGTGGTGATGGCGATTTTTCTGGTTGGCGTGGTGGTGGTTCAGGGCAAGCTGTCGCTGATTTCGACGGTATTCGCCGATAAAAAAGCGTTGCTGTTTGTGGTGCTAAGCGGCGTAGCCGGTGCGCTGTCGTGGCTGTTCTACTTTATGGCGATCAAAACCGGGAATGTATCGCGCGTGGCGCCGATTGATAAGCTCAGCGTGGTATTTGCGGTGATTCTGGCGGTGGTGCTGTTTGGCGAGAAAGTTTCTCTCATTTCTGGCGCGGGTGTGGCGTTGATTACCGCCGGTGCGCTGATGGTGGCGCTGGGGTAA